In one window of Brenneria goodwinii DNA:
- the bioF gene encoding 8-amino-7-oxononanoate synthase: MSWQQRIALALEKRRQDDAYRTRQANQGGNSRWLELDGQRYVNFSSNDYLGLSRHPDIIQAWRQGAERYGVGSGGSGHVTGYTEAHARLEQQLADWLGYPRALLFISGYAANQAVVAALTQTGDRILADRLSHASLLEAAAHSPATLRRFTHNDEESLRQLLAKPVAGQTLAVTEGVFSMDGDTAPLAQLHARCREHGAWLMVDDAHGIGVLGDEGRGSCRQQGVAPELLIVTFGKAFGVSGAAVLCADPLAEYLLQFARHLIYSTAMPAAQACALSASLACIRRGEALRERLRRNIALFRAGCDASSFQLMNSQCAIQPLVVGDNARALALMARIREQGLWVSAMRPPTVPPGSARLRITLTAAHQPEDIERLLTVLRHAV; the protein is encoded by the coding sequence ATGAGTTGGCAGCAGCGTATTGCGTTGGCGTTGGAAAAGCGCCGTCAGGATGACGCCTATCGGACGCGGCAAGCGAATCAGGGAGGGAATAGCCGCTGGTTGGAACTGGACGGACAGCGCTACGTCAACTTTTCCAGCAATGACTATCTGGGCTTGAGCCGTCACCCTGACATTATCCAGGCCTGGCGGCAGGGGGCCGAGCGCTATGGCGTCGGCAGCGGCGGTTCCGGCCATGTCACCGGCTATACCGAAGCCCACGCGCGGCTGGAACAGCAACTGGCCGACTGGCTGGGGTATCCGCGCGCGCTGTTGTTCATTTCCGGTTATGCGGCGAATCAGGCGGTGGTGGCGGCGTTGACGCAGACGGGGGACCGTATTCTGGCCGACAGGCTGAGTCATGCCTCGTTGCTGGAGGCCGCCGCGCACTCGCCGGCGACCTTGCGGCGTTTTACCCACAATGATGAAGAATCGCTGCGGCAATTGTTGGCAAAGCCGGTCGCGGGGCAAACGCTGGCGGTAACCGAAGGGGTATTCAGCATGGATGGCGATACTGCGCCGCTGGCGCAACTGCATGCGCGGTGTCGTGAACATGGCGCATGGCTAATGGTGGATGATGCGCACGGCATTGGCGTACTGGGAGATGAAGGCCGCGGGAGTTGCCGGCAGCAGGGCGTGGCCCCCGAACTCTTGATCGTCACCTTCGGCAAGGCCTTTGGCGTCAGCGGCGCCGCCGTGTTATGCGCGGATCCGCTGGCGGAATATCTGCTGCAATTTGCCCGCCATTTAATTTACAGCACCGCCATGCCCGCCGCGCAGGCCTGCGCATTGAGCGCGTCGCTGGCGTGTATTCGGCGGGGCGAGGCGTTGCGCGAGCGGTTACGGCGCAATATTGCTCTGTTCCGCGCCGGTTGCGATGCTTCCTCTTTCCAACTGATGAACTCCCAGTGCGCCATTCAGCCGCTGGTGGTCGGCGATAATGCCCGCGCATTGGCGTTGATGGCGCGTATCCGGGAGCAGGGATTGTGGGTCAGCGCGATGCGTCCTCCTACGGTTCCTCCGGGCAGCGCCCGTCTGAGAATTACGCTGACGGCGGCGCACCAGCCGGAAGATATCGAACGACTGTTAACGGTGCTGCGCCATGCTGTCTGA
- the bioD gene encoding dethiobiotin synthase has translation MTRRWFVTGTDTEVGKTVASSALLQAANQAGYRTAGYKPVASGCDITPDGIRNGDALSLQANSSVPLDYQSVNPVAFVEPTSPHIVSAAQQRPIKLAELSAGLRALEARADWLLVEGAGGWLTPLSERETFADWVAQERLPVILVVGVKLGCINHALLTASAVRQAGLTLGGWIANDISPPGKRHREYLLSLQQRLPAPMLGEIPHLANPLARNLAQYVDLTLLA, from the coding sequence GTGACTAGACGCTGGTTTGTGACGGGTACCGATACGGAGGTCGGCAAAACGGTGGCCAGCAGCGCGTTGCTGCAAGCGGCTAATCAGGCGGGATATCGCACCGCCGGGTACAAGCCGGTGGCCTCCGGCTGCGATATCACGCCGGACGGGATACGTAACGGCGATGCGTTGTCGCTGCAGGCTAACAGCAGCGTGCCTCTCGACTATCAGTCGGTCAATCCGGTGGCGTTTGTTGAGCCGACGTCGCCGCATATCGTCAGCGCCGCGCAACAACGGCCGATTAAACTGGCCGAGCTTTCCGCCGGACTACGCGCGTTGGAAGCGCGGGCCGACTGGCTGCTGGTGGAAGGGGCCGGAGGGTGGCTGACGCCGCTGTCGGAGCGGGAAACTTTTGCTGACTGGGTGGCGCAAGAGCGGTTGCCGGTGATTCTGGTTGTCGGCGTAAAACTTGGCTGCATTAACCACGCCTTGCTGACCGCCAGCGCCGTCAGACAGGCCGGGCTGACGCTCGGCGGCTGGATTGCCAACGATATTTCGCCGCCGGGAAAACGGCATCGGGAGTACCTGCTCAGTTTGCAGCAGCGGTTGCCCGCGCCGATGCTGGGGGAAATTCCGCATCTGGCGAACCCCCTGGCGCGGAATTTGGCGCAGTATGTCGATCTGACGCTGCTGGCGTAA
- the bioB gene encoding biotin synthase BioB, whose translation MADRIHWTLEQAQNLFDKPFLELMFEAQQIHRRHFDPRQVQVSTLLSIKTGACPEDCKYCPQSSRYHTGIETERLMQVEQVLASARQAKAAGSTRFCMGAAWKNPHERDMPYLEKMVQGVKELGMETCMTLGTLNGDQAERLASAGLDFYNHNLDTSPEFYGNIITTRSYQERLDTLDKVRNAGIKVCSGGIVGLGETVRDRAGLLVQLANLPKPPESVPINMLVKVKGTPLADNEDVDPFDFIRTIAVARIMMPTSYVRLSAGREQMNEQTQAMCFMAGANSIFYGCKLLTTPNPKEDKDLALFRKLGLNPQQTEIEYGDNQQQQRLTQQLTTHADTDQFYNAAV comes from the coding sequence ATGGCAGACCGCATTCACTGGACGCTTGAGCAAGCGCAGAATCTCTTTGATAAGCCCTTTCTGGAACTGATGTTTGAAGCCCAGCAGATCCACCGCCGGCATTTTGATCCCCGGCAGGTGCAGGTGAGTACGCTGCTGTCGATTAAAACCGGAGCCTGCCCGGAAGACTGTAAATATTGTCCGCAAAGCTCCCGCTACCACACGGGAATTGAAACCGAACGGCTGATGCAGGTGGAGCAGGTTCTGGCCTCCGCCCGTCAGGCGAAAGCCGCGGGCTCGACCCGTTTCTGTATGGGTGCCGCCTGGAAGAATCCGCATGAGCGCGACATGCCGTATCTGGAAAAGATGGTGCAGGGCGTAAAAGAGCTGGGGATGGAAACCTGTATGACGCTGGGAACGCTGAACGGCGATCAGGCGGAGCGTCTGGCTTCTGCCGGTCTGGACTTTTACAACCATAATTTGGATACCTCGCCCGAGTTCTACGGCAACATTATCACCACCCGCAGCTATCAGGAGCGGCTGGATACGCTGGATAAAGTGCGCAACGCCGGTATCAAAGTGTGTTCCGGCGGCATTGTCGGTTTGGGGGAAACGGTACGCGACCGCGCGGGGCTGCTGGTGCAGTTGGCTAATTTGCCCAAACCGCCGGAAAGCGTGCCGATCAATATGCTGGTTAAGGTAAAGGGGACGCCGCTGGCCGATAATGAGGATGTCGATCCATTTGATTTCATTCGCACCATTGCCGTTGCCCGCATCATGATGCCGACGTCGTACGTGCGCCTGTCCGCCGGACGCGAGCAGATGAACGAACAGACGCAGGCGATGTGTTTTATGGCCGGCGCCAACTCCATATTCTATGGCTGCAAGCTACTCACTACGCCCAATCCCAAAGAGGATAAAGATTTGGCGCTGTTCCGCAAGCTGGGGCTGAATCCGCAGCAGACCGAGATCGAATACGGGGATAATCAGCAACAGCAGCGGCTGACGCAGCAGTTGACCACCCACGCCGATACGGACCAGTTTTACAATGCAGCCGTATAA
- a CDS encoding FAD-dependent oxidoreductase yields the protein MTLEKKITRREAITGGIATAGVGALSLMGAAGIAHAAQPAGVATAAQSAGGEAEFDTVILGAGCAGMVCAIHAAELGLKPILVEKMSRPAGNSLYAGGIFLGLSTRFQKEQGVNAEDSEQLFYDDMIKMSQGKGDPVLTRYFVQHCNSALEWLSDVVGIKWAKIETEAYPARGRSHVVDGPSKPGGSQLVIQLFEQLKTRGIPVLTNTKALELLTDNQFAVTGVKVVDNEGIKYLKGKYGVVIATGGFHAAEDLVTTYMGGWAAQMPIRGSRIITGENLNLTRPLYAKMVNIDQFHAGPIYGSANPSILVNYGPLVTKEGKRYIDEVNTYVRVAKETARQIKENLAFIIIDDASRESSSTVKERFARYERNKAPVYQSDTIEGLAKAAGIDPQALVATIKGYNDAISNQRTGELNPPLTLENPRRIDKAPFYAFPFQGGMTATFGGPLVNVKTEVLNGERKTIRGLYAIGNSIGGLFYDDYIVGAQLTAATIFGITCAEELNKKRQAGVKAA from the coding sequence ATGACGCTTGAGAAAAAAATAACCCGACGCGAGGCCATAACGGGAGGGATAGCCACCGCCGGAGTCGGCGCGCTTTCACTGATGGGCGCGGCGGGCATCGCACATGCGGCGCAGCCCGCTGGCGTAGCGACGGCCGCACAGTCGGCGGGCGGCGAAGCTGAATTCGACACCGTTATCCTCGGCGCCGGTTGCGCGGGCATGGTTTGCGCCATCCATGCCGCGGAGTTGGGCTTAAAACCGATTCTGGTCGAAAAGATGTCGCGGCCGGCAGGGAATTCCCTATACGCAGGCGGAATTTTTCTGGGATTGAGTACCCGGTTTCAAAAAGAACAGGGCGTCAATGCCGAGGATAGCGAGCAGCTTTTTTATGACGACATGATCAAAATGTCGCAGGGCAAAGGCGACCCGGTATTAACGCGCTACTTTGTCCAGCACTGCAATTCCGCTCTGGAATGGCTTTCCGACGTCGTTGGTATCAAGTGGGCGAAAATAGAAACCGAAGCCTATCCGGCGCGAGGACGCAGCCATGTGGTCGACGGTCCCTCGAAACCGGGCGGCTCGCAGTTGGTGATACAACTTTTTGAGCAGCTAAAAACCAGGGGCATTCCCGTATTAACCAATACCAAGGCGCTGGAACTGCTTACGGATAACCAGTTTGCCGTCACGGGCGTTAAGGTTGTCGACAATGAAGGTATTAAATACCTTAAGGGCAAATACGGGGTGGTGATCGCCACCGGCGGTTTCCACGCCGCGGAAGATCTGGTCACCACCTATATGGGCGGATGGGCGGCGCAGATGCCGATCCGGGGATCGCGAATCATTACCGGGGAAAACCTGAATCTGACGCGGCCGCTATACGCCAAAATGGTCAATATTGACCAGTTCCACGCCGGGCCGATTTACGGTAGCGCCAATCCTTCCATTCTGGTGAACTATGGCCCGCTGGTGACGAAAGAGGGTAAGCGCTATATCGACGAAGTGAATACCTATGTCCGCGTCGCCAAGGAAACCGCCCGGCAGATAAAAGAAAATCTGGCCTTTATTATTATTGATGATGCGTCCAGAGAATCCTCCTCGACGGTGAAAGAGCGCTTTGCCCGGTACGAAAGAAACAAGGCGCCGGTGTATCAGTCCGATACCATTGAGGGTCTGGCTAAGGCGGCCGGTATCGATCCCCAGGCATTGGTTGCCACCATCAAAGGGTACAATGACGCCATCAGTAATCAGCGCACCGGCGAACTGAATCCGCCGCTGACGCTGGAGAACCCGCGGCGCATCGACAAAGCGCCTTTTTATGCCTTTCCATTCCAGGGCGGCATGACGGCCACGTTCGGCGGACCGCTGGTGAATGTAAAAACCGAAGTGTTGAATGGCGAAAGAAAAACTATCCGCGGGCTGTATGCCATCGGCAACTCCATCGGCGGACTGTTTTACGATGACTATATCGTGGGCGCGCAGCTTACCGCCGCCACCATCTTTGGCATCACCTGCGCCGAGGAATTGAATAAAAAACGTCAGGCCGGGGTGAAAGCGGCATAA
- the uvrB gene encoding excinuclease ABC subunit UvrB — protein MSKVFKLNSEFKPAGDQPEAIRRLKEGLEDGLAHQTLLGVTGSGKTFTIANVIADLNRPTMVLAPNKTLAAQLYGEMKGFFPDNAVEYFVSYYDYYQPEAYVPSSDTFIEKDASVNEHIEQMRLSATKAMLERRDVVVVASVSAIYGLGDPDLYLKMMLHLTQGMLIDQRAILRRLAELQYTRNDQAFQRGTFRVRGEVIDIFPAESDDIALRVELFDEEVERLSLFDPLTGQIMHTVPRYTIYPKTHYVTPRERILQAMEDIKIELADRRKVLLANDKLVEEQRLSQRTQFDLEMMNELGYCSGIENYSRYLSGRGPGEPPPTLFDYLPADGLLVVDESHVTIPQIGGMYRGDRARKETLVEYGFRLPSALDNRPMKFEEFEALAPQTIYVSATPGNYELEKSGGDVIDQVVRPTGLLDPVLEVRPVATQVDDLLSEIRLRAAVNERVLVTTLTKRMAEDLTEYLEEHGARVRYLHSDIDTVERVEIIRDLRLGEFDVLVGINLLREGLDMPEVSLVAILDADKEGFLRSERSLIQTIGRAARNLNGKAILYGDRITPSMERAISETERRREKQQAYNLEHGIVPQGLNKKIADILQLGQPTHKGKGRGKKAAESDAGYQLMTPKALEQKIRELESKMMMHAQNLEFEEAAELRDRVQALRAQFIAAS, from the coding sequence ATGAGTAAAGTATTCAAACTGAATTCCGAATTTAAACCGGCGGGCGATCAGCCGGAAGCCATTCGTCGTTTAAAGGAAGGATTAGAGGATGGATTGGCGCATCAGACGCTGCTGGGCGTTACCGGATCGGGTAAAACCTTTACCATCGCCAACGTGATTGCCGATCTGAATCGCCCCACCATGGTGCTGGCGCCCAATAAAACGCTGGCCGCCCAGCTTTACGGCGAAATGAAAGGGTTTTTCCCGGATAACGCGGTGGAATACTTCGTCTCTTATTATGACTACTATCAGCCCGAAGCCTATGTGCCGAGTTCCGATACCTTCATAGAGAAGGATGCGTCGGTTAACGAACATATTGAACAGATGCGGCTCTCGGCGACCAAAGCCATGCTGGAACGGCGTGATGTGGTGGTGGTCGCCTCGGTTTCCGCCATTTATGGTTTGGGCGATCCCGATCTGTATCTGAAGATGATGCTGCATCTGACGCAGGGAATGCTTATCGACCAGCGTGCGATTTTGCGGCGGCTGGCGGAACTGCAATATACCCGCAACGATCAGGCGTTTCAGCGCGGGACTTTCCGCGTACGCGGCGAAGTGATTGATATTTTCCCCGCCGAGTCTGACGACATCGCGCTGCGTGTCGAGCTGTTTGATGAAGAGGTGGAACGCCTGTCGCTGTTCGATCCGTTGACCGGGCAAATTATGCATACCGTGCCGCGCTATACCATCTATCCTAAAACGCACTATGTGACGCCGCGCGAACGTATTTTGCAGGCGATGGAGGATATCAAGATTGAACTGGCCGACCGCCGCAAGGTGCTGCTGGCGAACGATAAGCTGGTGGAAGAGCAGCGACTGAGCCAGCGGACGCAGTTTGATCTGGAAATGATGAACGAGCTTGGTTATTGCTCGGGCATCGAAAACTATTCCCGCTATCTGTCCGGGCGCGGTCCCGGCGAGCCGCCGCCGACCCTGTTTGACTATCTGCCGGCCGACGGGTTGTTGGTGGTCGACGAATCGCACGTCACCATTCCGCAGATTGGCGGTATGTACCGCGGCGACCGGGCGCGCAAAGAAACGCTGGTGGAGTACGGCTTCCGCCTGCCGTCAGCGCTGGATAACCGGCCGATGAAGTTTGAAGAGTTCGAGGCGCTGGCGCCGCAGACCATTTATGTGTCGGCGACGCCGGGCAACTATGAACTGGAGAAATCCGGCGGTGACGTGATCGATCAGGTCGTTCGACCCACCGGCCTGCTGGATCCGGTCCTGGAAGTCAGGCCGGTGGCCACCCAGGTGGACGATCTGCTGTCGGAGATCCGTTTGCGCGCCGCCGTGAATGAACGGGTGCTGGTGACGACGCTGACCAAACGCATGGCGGAGGATTTGACGGAGTATCTGGAAGAGCACGGCGCGCGGGTACGCTACCTGCACTCTGATATCGACACGGTGGAGCGTGTTGAGATTATCCGCGATCTGCGGCTTGGCGAATTCGATGTGCTGGTGGGCATCAACCTGCTGCGCGAAGGTCTGGATATGCCGGAAGTCTCGCTGGTGGCGATTCTGGACGCCGATAAAGAAGGTTTTCTGCGTTCCGAACGTTCGCTGATTCAGACCATCGGGCGTGCGGCGCGTAACCTGAATGGTAAAGCCATTCTGTACGGCGACAGAATTACGCCGTCCATGGAACGGGCGATTAGCGAAACGGAACGCCGCCGTGAGAAACAGCAGGCATACAACCTTGAGCACGGCATTGTGCCGCAGGGGTTGAATAAGAAAATCGCCGATATTCTGCAATTGGGCCAGCCGACCCACAAAGGCAAAGGCCGGGGCAAGAAAGCCGCCGAATCCGACGCGGGCTATCAGTTAATGACGCCGAAAGCGCTGGAACAGAAGATTCGCGAACTGGAAAGCAAAATGATGATGCACGCGCAGAATCTGGAGTTTGAAGAAGCCGCCGAATTGCGCGATCGGGTACAGGCCTTACGGGCGCAATTTATCGCCGCGTCCTGA
- the bioC gene encoding malonyl-ACP O-methyltransferase BioC, protein MLSEAHDKQAIARAFGRAANSYDRFAALQRASGERLLKMVAAHSGSQVLDAGCGTGYFSRSWQQMGKTVTALDLSAEMLAHAAEQRSATRYVLGDIENLPLADSSVDISYSNLAVQWCDDLPAALAELYRVTRPGGAIAFSTLAEGSLIELDQAWRCLDGTRRVNRFLPVSVIDAACRPYRYQRHQECVTCCFPDVPALLKSLKGIGATWLHQGRTPGLLSRQRLEALATAYPSRRDGYPLSYQLVYGVIYRD, encoded by the coding sequence ATGCTGTCTGAAGCGCACGATAAACAGGCTATTGCCCGGGCCTTTGGCCGAGCGGCCAACAGCTATGACCGCTTCGCCGCGCTGCAACGCGCCAGCGGCGAGCGCTTACTCAAGATGGTCGCGGCGCACAGCGGCTCGCAGGTGCTGGATGCCGGCTGTGGCACCGGGTATTTCAGCCGCAGCTGGCAGCAGATGGGTAAAACGGTAACGGCGCTGGATCTGTCCGCCGAGATGCTGGCTCACGCCGCTGAACAGCGCTCCGCCACGCGCTATGTGCTGGGCGACATCGAAAATCTGCCGCTGGCGGATAGCAGTGTGGACATCAGCTACAGTAATTTGGCGGTGCAGTGGTGCGATGATTTACCCGCCGCGTTGGCCGAACTTTACCGGGTTACCCGTCCGGGCGGGGCGATCGCCTTCTCCACGCTGGCGGAAGGTTCGCTGATCGAGCTGGATCAGGCCTGGAGATGTTTGGACGGCACCCGCCGGGTCAACCGGTTTTTGCCCGTGTCCGTCATCGACGCCGCCTGCCGACCCTATCGCTATCAACGCCATCAGGAGTGTGTCACCTGCTGTTTTCCTGATGTGCCGGCCTTACTCAAATCGCTGAAAGGTATCGGCGCCACCTGGTTGCATCAGGGGCGTACGCCCGGTTTGCTCAGCCGCCAGCGCCTTGAGGCGCTCGCCACGGCATACCCATCGCGGCGGGATGGCTATCCGCTCAGTTATCAACTGGTTTATGGAGTAATTTATCGTGACTAG